TCTTTAAAGGTAGCTCTTTAAATGGCTGTGAGGTGTGAAATCACGAGTGGAATTCAAAGAAACACATTGATAGCAAAAACTAAATCATATTGTGCTGAAAGCATTTCCCTCCGAATAATGAACATCAGTGAGAAACGGATGCTTCCTTTAAAATCGATCAGTAATCTCTTGGAATTTGTAATTGTGTCTAAAGTATTAAACTATTTCAAATTAAAGTTTATCCTGTTCACTGTactacccccccaaccccctccttCTTCCCCCATTACTTTTACCCCCTGAAGCTGGTAGTATGTACCCTCACCGACTCCACTGTGACCATGCATGTCCTCTGCTGTCATCCAGCCGGCAAGAAGCCCCGCCTGCCTCATGCCTGTGATGTGACAGCTTTCAAAAGCATCAAAAGATCTATTCCGGTTATATTTCTGCACCAATGCCGAAAATACCACACATGCTCAGTGGAGATattgaggggggagggggatacATCAACcaggaaaagaagaaatcaGTTTCCGCcatccccccactctctctatctccctccctccctctctctctgtctctctctctctctctctctcgctctctcttcatAGATGCACTCCCAAAGGATGCTGGGATGGAGCGAGTGAGCGGGAACGCcgtggaggggcagggggattTTGGGATTCCAGAATCCCCGAGATGGACAGGAATGCGGGGACATCTTTTTCCCAGAGCTGGCTGATCTTGGGAGTTTTGGCTGGGAAATGCAGTGAGATTTGGAGAGGGCATCAGTTTTGAGGAGCGGCCATTTTCTCAGCGAGCAGCTTCTCACGAGCAGCATATTTTCTTGAGACCTGGGGGTCAAGCCATTAACTGAATTGCCTTGaacaataacatttttacaatttctgcagattacCGAAAAAACCTCAATCACATTTATTGTCACAAACAGAATCCTTCTTATGatagtgcatttattttttttgggttcaCGGCATGTTTCTATGATAATTATCAAGGAAACAGCGAGAGAGTTCATACCATGCAAATCATACAAGCATCTGAGGTGCAGAAGGCATCTCAATTCATATTTGACCTTTCCCCTGTTTTTCCCTGGTTCAACAGTCAAGTAAAACAGTGACTTGTTTTTAGGTCAAAGGTTACAGGCATATATGAGGTCCAACATTCTAACATCTAATACGGTTGCCAACAAACCTGACACTGAAAAATCTGTATCCACACCTTCAGAATCTACAATAATAATAGGCCCATTCAACACTTTAAACCTGTCTTTGCAGGCTTGCAGCTCTCCTGTAGAGAAAAGTTATTCATCctaattatgaataaataatttgtaatttagctggcacttttatccaaatcgacttgcagttgattagacaaagcagaggacaatcccccctggagcaatgcagggttaaaggccttgctcaagggcccaacagttgcgcagatgttattgtggctacaccagggcttgaaccttccaggtcccagtcatgtaccttagtcaagcgttgaaccaccaaccttccaggtcccagtcatgtaccttagccacgaggctacaagCTGCGCCATACCTCCAAATATCTCCTAATATCCTGTCAGTCAGTGCCCTAGGATCTTCCACCACTGCGTCGACCACAAAGCCCCCGATTCCCTCAAACCGTAAACTCTTTTATCTTCACAAATTTTTACTGGCTGATGGTTTCCATCGCTACTGATTTTGGACAGCAGGAATAACCATGCTGCTCTGCTGGCCCCGGTCAGCACTGCCGCGGTCCGGAATCGGCGCCGGACTGGGTTTGCAGACCGTCCACGCAGGAGAACAGAGCCTTTACAGGATGAACCGACCAGCAGCCCCACGCCTACGCACATTTCATCTTCCACCGCTTCCTTCCTCAACCCACGGCCGACTACGGCTCTTCCGCCTACTGTTCTCCGCAGAGTGTAGAGAGAAAGTGACACAGTCctacacagcacacaacacgcTCTGGTCTGTTCAAACCGGCACACAGTCAAGCACCAGGCCTGGGTTTATTTACCAGTCCTCGCTTATCATTCCATTCCAGACTAGGGTCATTATTGTTACtgtttcccacaattcctttCTGCATGCTTGCCGAGAACACACTTACAGCAAAGAAGACAGCCAGCACAACTGTGTATAAAGTGGTGGGTATAAATACAGGGCTCATGATGTTACATATGCCAGCTATTTactgttttattattctttgtaAACGTTATACTACCATACGTTATATTGGGGCAGTGTTTCGTTTGCCTCTGGCATGGTAACTTATAACATCCTGGATCCATTAAGGTAAATCTAACCAGACAGATAAAAACATATCTATAAATAAAGTTCACTTTAATGCTCTGGATCAAATCTGTTCTTTGTACCAAAGCCAATCATTTAGTCCAGGCCTGTTCAGCCATGGTACCCATGGAaaccgtgtgtgtatgtgtatgtgtatgtgtatgtgtgtgtgtgcgtgcgtgtgataTCTGTGCgtgcatatttgtgtatgtgtgtgtgcgccatactcttgtgtgtgtgcgtgtgtatatgttctGTGGTGGTTTAATTGGTGTTTGGCTAACTTGCTTGAttaaactcattttaaaatctCATTATTTTGTGTCTTTAACAGGGAGTTTCCACTGGGGACATGTGTGGAAAGAGCAGAGGCTCTTGGTTTTTACTTagttccgggggggggggggggggaatggggAGAGTGGGGTGGCAatgttgggggtgggggaatGGGGTTCATTCTGCGGAGGTTTGAGCAGCATCAACCGCTGCTTTATGCTCCGGAGTTCTGTACTGCCACAGGAAAACCACGCGGTCGCGAGCCAGGTTACCTTTTCCGTTTGAACCAGGTCAACAAACGCAGCACCTCGGCACTCGGGTCTCCACGGCAACAGGAAGGCGTTGGCGTTTGTTTGGAACCCAGTTTAAACACAATCACCCGAACGCCTAACCACAGGACAGAGAGGAACACAACTGGATTTTCGGGATCCGGGATGCAGAGGAACGTGTAGCCAGCGCAGGAGGGGAACTCGGTAGAGCGAATCAGCGGAACGTCAAGTCGCGCAAACAGCCAACAAACAAATGTGATAACTGAAGTAACCACCGGCCGAATATTCCGGAAAGTTGGCACGATTTGAATATTGTTGGCTGTGTACTGCTATGCAAAATGAACAGCACACACCTTCCAAAGTTATTCTCACGGAGGGCAATGCGCAGGTTTCACGATTCGAGTCTATATATGCCTGTACATCTGCAGCCAAAGTATGCACATCTGTAGCCAGAGATCAGAGGATTAGAGGCATACACCACGCGTACTTCGACAAAAATTCAGTGCTACAATGAATTTTTGAAGCCTTAATCAAATTGGACACCTCTCATATCCTTCCCAGCTAACGTGAAATGTCATCTTCAATGTTATAAAAAAGCACCATTGAGTTAGCTgggttccccctctcccctcagatGCAGTTGTGAAGAAACCCAAGCAGCCATGTGAGGTAACCGTGTGGATATaccacacagactgcactgaaggggaaaaaaacactgacaACTACTAAAAGCCAATGCAAAGTGGGCATGTTTGCGCCAGCCATACCACATACACGTTATGCAATAGCTCTTCTGAAAGACACGGCAGCTCTGCCAAACACTCCGAAGAAATCAGGCTACTGATAGCAGGCCATTCAAGCACCAGGAAGTAGTCGTCATTCATATTGAAGTCTAAAAGGATTCTAATCAGCACCGTCTCCAAAACAGTATTAGTGTCGGCACAGATGCGCGCACGCGCACAAACTATCGTAAAGGGTAATGGACACGACTGTGGTAGTTGTtgcatttaactttttttgttttttcagtgatGTAATAAAATGTCCGAAAGATGTGCGTGTTATAGAAGAGCTGCAAATATtcaatgttaaaacattttgatgTGGGTTAGATCGTTTTAGGAATTCATGGATACAACTGACACTCACCCTTTGAGTCATTATCCACGAATTTATTTCCTTACAAGGcctctcaaaataaaataaaacctggACGTCCAAATTATGTGCTACCAAACATTTGAACTGCTGAACTGCATTTTACAAGATGTGAATAAGGCAATCTGAGCAAACTGAGCACAAAAATTCTGGAAATGAACATGGGTAAGCACTATAGCTGAATGCCAATTTTGTCTGATACTTTTCACCGGTCACAGAAATCTAAAATTGTCATCTCGACTCAACACGGGAATGGTGTGCGGTCTCCTTTTCGCATGATGCGGTGGTGCACGGAGGGGGGGTTAATGCACTAACTTGTACATCTGCGAAATTGAACATCGACCGTATTAACGGACATTGCGTGGGATACAGAccgtggtgtggggtggggttggcGGACTAGATCGAGTCGCTGGAGTAAATTTCCTGAACTGTATCACTATTCCCGTTTATTCACTCACCAGTGGACTGCTCAAGGCAAGGCAGGTGGCCTCCCAACACCCAGAGCGCGTTTCAATGTTATCAAATATATATCAATAACGCACAAGATAAATGTATTGCCCTGACTGCAAATGACCACGTGCAGTTGTTACGCTCCCCGTGAACACCTgtatattaaaatgaaagaatgcACCCAAAGTAAATTTGTTAAATGCAATATAATTTACCAGATTTGAAATCTTAAGGCAtgaataatttacattgatgtaCATTTCTAACAGgccaataaaatacattaacagcATGTCGGAAAAGGATACTTTCCATAGATTATAGAGCCTAGTTGCATGATTTAATGGACGAGATtgcttaaacatttaaaattctaCTATGACATGTCAAAAGGATACAataaaaaggaggaaaaaaatttAAGAACTCACAAAATAAAATTCCGGTTTATTGTCGTACAACAAACTTCACACATACATCAAACAGGCCACAATAAACAGCAATTtcatggacaaaaaaaaaaaaaaaaagaaaaagaaaaaaagaaatcctttTCTTTGGCCTTGTCATCTCATACAAACCAACTACTTATGGTACAACTAAAGTACATACACAAAGTTACTGGAATGCTCTGAATTTAATcggttttgatttttttttcgtaaTTTTTTTACAAGATTTCTGTTGAGATAACATGACATGGTCAAACCACAAGTAAAGTCTATTTTATAGAGAAGCATCAACTTCAAAGCACCGTTTGGTCACCAGAGATCACTGTCAAAAATGGCTGACCTCCtaacaatatgtacaaaaatataaaatgtaaataaaaatacaaacaaattatCCTTTTTAAAGTATTTCATTAAGAAGGTAGAGCCTTGAAGTCTTGGTTGATTCtaaaaaatttgcagttgggtgtgtgtgcgcactgatgctgggactctacTTGATGACGACCACATTTCTTTTTCTCCACCACTCCCCCAGACACCCCAACAGACAGGTGTGAGAGGGGAGGGTTTAGAAAGATTTCAGCCAGGAAAAGAGCTTCTAATCCGTTTTCTGCCTCTTTGTTCCAGCATCCTCCTAAAAATGAGAGCATGGTTATAATTGTACCATTTttaccaaagaaaaaaaaaagttaaatccaATTGAAATCCAAACCAGGAAGTCCATacctcatcatcatcgtcatcatcctcAGCTGCTCTCTTCCCAGCTCCCCCATCGACGTCGTCATCCTCGTCATCTTCATCCCCTAGAGACAGAACAGGCCAAAGAGATTCATATCTCATACCGTTCAACCCAACAAGTTGGTCAAATGGGGTGCCAAGTGTGAAACCGGACTTACCTTCTacatcatcttcctcatcgTCGTCATCTGCCACGTCATCCTCTTCGTCGTCTTCCACTTCATTCTCAGGTTCCCCATTTTCCTCGTTCTCCTGTGATGCAAAATGTCGAGTTTTTGAATTTCGAGGGAATCAGTTGATGTTGCATACTCGGCTCACTGCGTACATGTACACAGAAAACATTGCAGAAAATTGGAACATATGTCCCTCCAAGCAAGACTATCCTGAACCCTGACTGGTGTTGAACAAAATCCTGGGCTATGCAAGGCAATGGCCCAATACCAACTGTAGGGGTCCGGGTACAGAAACTTACTGTATTTCCGTTTGCAGCCTTCTCCTTCCCATTCTCCTTTTCTTCAgccactttcttttctttcagatCCTAGACGAATAGACAAACAGAAGATGTGTATTGTGAGACTATTAAATGCCATTCATAGATTTTAGAGAAGCAATGCATTACAATTTCAAATGGAAGAACCATCATTTGGAGGGAATGGGGAAATTGAACCCAAAATTTAAAGCgggaaacaaacaaataataataataataataataatattataaatgACTAGGCCTTTGATCAGACTGAGAATTGCTGCATGAAATCAATTTGTATGGGATAAAATTGAGGGGGAAGTAATGTTTCCTTATGCCATCATGTCCACGCCCCTTCTGCTTTCACCCCCTCTAAACCCGCAAAAGCAtgctttcattttacatttgaaatgcgACACTACCATCCTTCGCATCCTATTGGTTGCTCCCCTTTTCTTCTTCCCGCCTACTTTAATAGCTCTAATAGAAGTGTTGTAATCTGATACGTTGAGCGCCGAGTGCTGTAGTTCAGTAAATATCGCTTACTATAGGGTACGAGGAAGACACGCCCGGGGAAAAGACTGCAACTCCCAGAGTGCATTGACCGATTATTTTAATACAGCAATGAGGACGTATGAACGATGCAGACGACGAGAAAGAGGCTGGCTAATTTAGTTCGAGCGAGGAGACAATAGCCTAGCGACTTGGAAGCGCGTTTCCCTCTCAATCGAATTTCAAGAATGTACCAGAATCGGTAACGATCAGTTTCAGATACTTTGTGATAAAGAATTAAACTGACTATCATTTTAACGATCATTTTAGTTAccgtttaagaaaataaaaaaatactaaatttattcaatttattaATATAACTGATCTCAAAATTGTTACAAGTTTCGTTTGACCATCTCAGGAAGAGGCAAATCGCTTTTATTAATTAGTTTCAGTAATCTTTAGCCTTTAAGCCGGTTACCGGCTACATCACGCTAGCACCGCCTACTGAAACCATTGCCACTGCATTTCCAGCACTATCTTTTATAAATAAAGCTTTCGTAGCAAGACCCTGCAAAAAGGCAACGTGCGACGCTTgccttttcatttcctttcaatATTAAAAGGCAAACTTAATCCCGCGAAGAACAGCGTAATAAATCTGGACATACAGCCGAGCCGAATGGTTAGTTCAAAGAGCAAATCAGGTAGcttcgggggaggggggggaaactGGGTTAATCGCGTCTTCGGTTAAACGGGTGGTCACGGTGCAAAGCGTGGATTGGCAAAGGAACGTGACCGAGCAGCAGCCGTTTACCTACTACAGTATTTGTGTTTTCAACAAGCGCCAACCTCCGTCGGTGAAAGTAGGTTAGCCAACTGAGGTGCACGGCACGGCACCGGCAAAGagaagggggtggaggggaTGACGTTCCAACTCTCATACGCTTAGACTTTTACCATTAAACTTTCCGCTCATGCCCTACTATTACTCTTACTATCTTTAAGCTAAAGGCTGCGTGTGACGTACCACCGCTAGCAGCACCGAGTTCGAGTCACCTTAAGACCAATAATGCAACGGTCGGTTTAACTGTAGATTAAGTCTTAACCAATACGCAAACTGAGCATCCATTGTGCGccttattacatttgaattcgAAAACGTACGTGGAAATCGTGGAACAATTGTAACAATTCTTTCCCGGTAGCCGCCACACAGCCGTTCGGAATTGCGCTTCTAATTATTCTAGCGAGTTACGGGGAACAGACTGGAGACCGCGACGTCGAGTGTTCAGAAACTACAGAGGCTAGTAAATTCCGAGACGGTACGatcaaactatttattttcattcagcTTCCACAACGGCTCCCACATACGTTTCATAGTCTGTAGGCTGAGGTTAAACAAACCTTAAACTGAACAAAATCGCACTTTCTGGTGCCAGTCAGCTCCGTAGAAACGGACTAGCGCGCCCGCAATTCATACCTTCGTCACATCAGACCAAAGCGAACGGACCAAAGCGGGGCATCAAAGTTTATTTCCAGATTTAATTACTACATTAATGATTTCAAGAGAAGGCTCGCTTTCAAACAAGCATTCATCATCATGTTATCGAGCCTACGCAGGCGCCGCAAATAATGGCTACACTGTCAAAATATAATTCAATGCAAGGACGgaacattctctgaaaactaTTTCCAGTTTCATAAAGAAACTGAATCGTTTGAACAGTTCCAGGTAGCCTACCCAACTAACTTGACAGAAGAAAGAAGCACGGGTCTGGCAAATGTCAGTAAATTCATGCGTCCAGCAAATTCCCTTTATGAAAACCATAGCTTGCTGCAACTAGATAACGGGAAAATAATGTAGATTCACTAGCTCGACGATGTATGGACCGGTTGTTTGAGCGCCGATATTCATTCTCCACTCTCCGTGGTTGGCGTTCAAAGAGGAACCAACACGCTTGTATAAACAAAGAACCCGCGCAGACTTGTACTCCGAACAATAAAGCAACGCTTGCCCTTGTTTCTGTTCGGAGACCCAAGTTGAGACCGCTGGTTAATTTTTATTCCCCATAGCCTCCAAGCAGTAATGTAGCCAAATGATACACTTTCATCCATTCCATAACCTAGATACAGTTTACCGGACTCGCCGATTCAAATGGACATTTCTGctaatacatttttcttcacaatcCTTTCACACAGCAAATATGGATATGAAAGAAATGTAtgcaaattaatataattttgaCAACTTTCACTTCTTACCTTAGCGGGGTTATCCGAAGTGGTATCTacttttgtttcagatttttgtgCCATTTTGTCCTAAGGTTTGATATCTTGTGCGAGacgggagggaaaaaaataataaaagcaatcCACTTGcagcaacaataatacaaaaatggcTATTAAGTGCCAGTGGCGAACTCACGCGGCGGTAGAGCCTTTAATATAGAGTTCTGGGCGGAGTCAGGGGGCGGTCAGTGTAATACGATTGGCCAGTGGTCCCAGATATGTGCTTTTCCGATTCGACAGGATGGAACAATGGATAGTATTTCTAAACCAAAAAGACACGCCCCTGAACCATCTCTGACTCATTCGTGTAACGAGTTCTCAGCTGCTCGCTATACTTTGACGGATTAGTGAACCCCCAATCCTGAAACAAACGAAAGCTTTTTGAAAGTAACACAAGCCTAAACTCGtaaaatatttaacataataataataataataataataataataataataataataataataaaaacaatactaTTAAAATAATCATGATAACAATacatgtttcaaacatttaGCTTAATTTGATTATTCATAAGTCATAATAGTTCCAATAGTAAACAAAATATTACGTCTTAACCTTATCTTGAAACGTAATGTTATTTAACTAGGCTTATCTATGTGTCAGCACTAAATAGCCTAAATGATCTGTTTCCACATTTCGGCAAATTAAATTAAGATTTAGGTGTTTATGATGTAGCTAGCCCATATTGCCCGGTAAACTAAATGTTCATTGGCGCAACTACACTCGTGGTTTTCCCTAGAGTTTGTAGCTAAACTTCAGGCTGACGTATTCACGCATGTTTCTGTTTAGTAACTTTGTTATGGGTAATGATCTTATTTGTACCCGTTTAACACCATTTCTGCGTTCATCTCAGTAGATATCCATATGAGTGTTTTCGCAATTTCAATGATCAAAAAACATTGCGGCATCGAGAAAGTGTAACTctcacacccccaaaccccctttccccttccctcctcctccaaagAGATTGACAGGTATGCCCCTCCTCCGTCTGAAATGTTAGTGCGCATGTCGCGTTCAAGTACATTAGTTTGTAGACTCagcgctagaaaaaaaaaagtgaaggtCGACGGCACTCACACACCTAAACACGAATGCGAATGAGCTGACGACGTTAAACTCGAAGTTTGTTTTTGATGTCCATACACAATAGGTTAAAGCATTTAAATCTAAAAAGAACGGACATTtctatatatttgaaatatacagtcgtttatttgaaaaatagctgtagcccaagacacaacaaaAATGGAAGTTCGGCAAACCACGCAATGATGCACTTGAACACTCGGTTAAAACCGTGTATACGATACTCTCTCAATAGAATCTTAATTCACATGGTAATGAAATGCGAATAACAAAACGCATGTACTCTGAggattaaaaatgtacatatttggACGGACTGGGGACATCTTTTACACTACCAGTATGGCCCATTCGGAGAACAAAATTAGCCTTGGTTGTAAATGCGTCAGATAAAGAACCTTTGTCATTGGTCGAGTAACTGGAGCGAACACATACTTGACGCTTTGCGGCCATTGATTGGACAATTCTAAGGTCTATCAATTTAACTTCGTCCTGGGCACACCGAAAACCTGGAAAGTGGAAAATGGTATGGTGTATGGATCTGGAGAATACACGTCTAAAAGACTCACAGGAaaatacagggtaagttgagaatgatgaaatcaaataaatgtaaagcaTTTTAAAGAAAAGCTATTTTTCGAATTTTGGCGAGGTTA
The sequence above is a segment of the Conger conger chromosome 4, fConCon1.1, whole genome shotgun sequence genome. Coding sequences within it:
- the ptmaa gene encoding prothymosin alpha-A encodes the protein MAQKSETKVDTTSDNPAKDLKEKKVAEEKENGKEKAANGNTENEENGEPENEVEDDEEDDVADDDDEEDDVEGDEDDEDDDVDGGAGKRAAEDDDDDDEEDAGTKRQKTD